In Stenotrophomonas sp. 610A2, one DNA window encodes the following:
- a CDS encoding integration host factor subunit beta — translation MTKSELIEILARHQAHLKADDVDLAVKSLLEMMGGALSSGDRIEIRGFGSFSLHYRPPRLGRNPKTGESVALPGKHVPHFKPGKELRERVSSVVPLESDPA, via the coding sequence ATGACCAAATCCGAATTGATCGAAATCCTCGCGCGCCACCAGGCGCACCTGAAGGCTGATGATGTCGATCTGGCGGTGAAGTCGTTGCTGGAAATGATGGGTGGGGCGCTGTCCTCCGGCGACCGCATCGAGATCCGCGGTTTCGGTAGTTTTTCCCTGCATTACCGCCCGCCGCGCCTGGGCCGCAATCCGAAGACCGGCGAGTCGGTCGCGCTGCCGGGTAAGCATGTGCCGCATTTCAAGCCGGGCAAGGAGCTGCGCGAGCGCGTCAGTTCTGTGGTCCCGCTGGAAAGTGATCCGGCCTGA
- a CDS encoding agmatine deiminase family protein produces the protein MNDTLRFPAEWETQSGVLIAWPNADTDWADRLAEVEETYIALVSAITRYQPVLICVADDDIETYAEMRLRSNRVDMERVTFVSAAYDDTWLRDSGPITLKRGDGSFQLLDFRFTGWGGKFEASLDDQLVGVLDQAQVFNNAQVRSIPFALEGGAIDTDGAGTLLTTWKCLHERHPERERDSLSADMASWMQQDRVLWLDHGYLEGDDTDAHIDTLARFASVDSIVYQNCDDPQDSHYAELQAMGAELAALRTSEGKPYRLFPLPWAEPVLDEGRRLAASYANFLIINGAVLMPAYGDAADDAARDVLAQAFPDREIVQVPCRSLIWQNGSLHCITMQLPAGLLKN, from the coding sequence ATGAACGACACGCTCCGCTTTCCAGCCGAATGGGAAACCCAGTCCGGCGTATTGATCGCCTGGCCGAACGCCGACACCGACTGGGCAGACCGCCTGGCCGAGGTCGAGGAAACCTACATCGCGCTGGTCAGCGCCATCACCCGCTACCAGCCGGTGTTGATCTGCGTGGCCGATGACGATATCGAGACCTACGCCGAGATGCGCCTGCGCTCGAACCGCGTGGACATGGAGCGCGTGACCTTCGTCAGCGCCGCCTATGACGACACCTGGCTGCGCGACTCCGGCCCGATCACGCTAAAGCGCGGCGACGGCAGTTTCCAGCTGCTGGATTTCCGTTTCACCGGCTGGGGCGGCAAGTTCGAAGCCAGCCTCGATGACCAGTTGGTCGGCGTGCTCGACCAGGCGCAGGTGTTCAACAACGCGCAAGTCCGCAGCATTCCGTTCGCACTGGAAGGCGGCGCCATCGACACCGACGGCGCCGGCACCTTGCTGACCACCTGGAAGTGCCTGCACGAACGCCACCCGGAGCGCGAGCGCGACTCGCTCAGCGCCGACATGGCCAGCTGGATGCAGCAGGACCGCGTGCTGTGGCTGGATCACGGCTATCTGGAAGGCGACGACACCGACGCACATATCGATACCCTGGCCCGCTTCGCCTCGGTCGACAGCATCGTCTACCAGAACTGCGATGACCCGCAGGACTCGCATTACGCCGAGCTGCAGGCGATGGGCGCCGAACTGGCCGCCCTGCGCACCAGCGAGGGCAAGCCCTACCGCCTGTTCCCGCTGCCCTGGGCCGAACCGGTGCTCGACGAAGGCCGCCGCCTGGCAGCCTCGTATGCCAACTTCCTGATCATCAATGGCGCGGTATTGATGCCCGCCTATGGTGACGCCGCCGATGACGCTGCGCGCGACGTCCTTGCGCAGGCCTTCCCGGACCGCGAGATCGTGCAGGTCCCCTGCCGCTCGCTGATCTGGCAGAACGGCAGCCTGCACTGCATCACCATGCAGCTGCCAGCCGGCCTGCTGAAAAACTAA
- the ykgO gene encoding type B 50S ribosomal protein L36: MKVLSSLKSAKARHRDCKVVRRRGKIFVICKSNPRFKARQR, encoded by the coding sequence ATGAAAGTTCTGTCCTCCCTGAAGTCGGCGAAGGCCCGTCACCGTGATTGCAAGGTTGTGCGCCGTCGCGGCAAGATCTTCGTGATCTGCAAGTCGAACCCGCGCTTCAAGGCTCGCCAGCGCTGA
- a CDS encoding GNAT family N-acetyltransferase, translating into MTLQLRTATPADIPAITAIYAVEVRELVNTYEYEVPAASEMAQRMQDITARGFPYLVATIDGEVAGYAYANSYRARIAYQWTVENSVYVDARFQGKGVGKALMQALIDECTARGFRQMIAVIGEPTNTASIKLHERFGFELVGVFRGLGRKHGRWLDTVQMQRALGDGADSAPSNE; encoded by the coding sequence ATGACCCTGCAGCTGCGCACCGCCACACCCGCTGACATCCCGGCCATCACCGCGATCTACGCGGTGGAGGTGCGCGAGCTGGTCAACACCTACGAGTACGAAGTTCCCGCCGCGTCGGAAATGGCGCAGCGGATGCAGGACATCACCGCACGCGGCTTCCCCTATCTCGTCGCCACGATCGACGGCGAGGTAGCCGGTTACGCCTACGCCAACAGCTACCGTGCCCGCATCGCCTATCAATGGACCGTGGAGAACTCGGTCTACGTCGATGCTCGCTTCCAGGGCAAAGGCGTAGGCAAAGCCTTGATGCAGGCCTTGATCGATGAATGCACCGCACGTGGCTTCCGGCAGATGATCGCGGTGATCGGCGAGCCGACCAATACCGCATCGATCAAGCTGCACGAACGTTTCGGCTTTGAGCTGGTCGGTGTGTTCCGCGGCCTCGGTCGCAAACATGGCCGCTGGCTGGACACGGTACAGATGCAACGCGCACTCGGCGACGGTGCCGACAGCGCCCCCTCCAATGAATGA
- a CDS encoding efflux RND transporter permease subunit, translating to MNITELSIRRPVTTIMLFVSMVVIGLIAAFKLPLEAEPEASIPFFFIALPYPGSTPEEVERNLLRPVEEAIATMPGIKTMNSRANAEGGQIQVEFSDWNRDIAMAASEARERIDAVRDELPDDFRRYYVQRWSTSDQEAISLRLNSTEDLTARADMIERAIKQRLERLPGVARVEVEGVAKQEVLVALDKDRISAHGVALNDLVQKLQAANFAVSAGQITEDGRRLRVQPKGELLEVQELRDLPVNNRGTRLSDIAEVSLQPQRMSYVRRMEGKPSVGVDIYKERSANLVDLSRAVTKEVALLGEDPALRGVDIEIAWDSGKAVTSSLLALAEAGAIGLLLSVIVLYAFLRHWPSTLMVSMAIPICFIMTLGFMYFTGISLNIISMMGLLLAVGMLVDNAVVVVESIYQEREKYPGKPEMASIIGTRHVAIALSAGTLCHCVVFLPMMFGEKNIITIYLTQLALTISFSLLASWLVAVSLIPMLSARMKTPPALKSPFISRLQARYARILRWTLQNRGWSVAGIVLVSVLSVWPMTHTTGGGDDNDPDEINIFYQWKGSYSKEEMGKEVQRVEDFVNAHRDEFKIKRVYSRFAEQGWAQTRLYLSIDDREQSKKIEEEVRKGLPQSARAKIGIGWPGGMGSEGQGLRFSLVGDSSQTLRELADDIVPILARNPKLRDVRVDVGDANAELAVRVNRERAASYGFSAQQVAQFVGMALRGSSLRDFHRDDVEIPVNVRFSGSENYSIEDLSSFMVRSSSGKEIPLLAMVDVNVNPAANSIQRLNRQTMLRIEAGLAKDVPMDQARKSVEETLDKVQFPPGYGYTFNGAGFNINFDGMDQMVTAIFIALILMVVIMAAVFESLLFPAAIMSCVLFSIYGVYWLFWLTGTEMNIMAVIGILVLMGVVVNNGIVMIEHINNLRRRGVSRTEALIEGSRERLRPIMMTMGTAILAMVPIALNTTTADGMPPYYPMARAIAGGLAFSTVVSLLFLPTIYALLDDLRTGTARLVRRARGLPPVEHAAVAEG from the coding sequence ATGAATATCACCGAGCTGTCCATCCGCCGCCCTGTCACCACCATCATGCTCTTCGTGTCGATGGTGGTGATCGGCCTGATCGCGGCGTTCAAGTTGCCGCTGGAAGCGGAGCCCGAGGCTTCCATTCCGTTCTTCTTCATCGCCTTGCCTTACCCGGGATCAACCCCTGAAGAGGTCGAGCGCAACCTGCTGCGGCCGGTTGAAGAGGCCATCGCGACGATGCCTGGCATCAAGACGATGAACTCGCGTGCCAACGCCGAGGGCGGCCAGATCCAGGTCGAGTTCAGCGATTGGAACCGTGACATCGCCATGGCCGCATCTGAAGCGCGTGAGCGTATCGATGCGGTGCGTGATGAGTTGCCGGACGACTTCCGTCGCTATTACGTGCAGCGCTGGAGCACCAGTGACCAAGAAGCAATCAGCCTGCGCTTGAACAGCACGGAAGACCTGACCGCGCGCGCTGACATGATCGAGCGGGCCATCAAGCAGCGCCTGGAGCGACTGCCCGGCGTGGCCCGCGTCGAAGTGGAAGGCGTGGCCAAGCAGGAAGTGCTTGTGGCGCTGGACAAGGACCGCATCAGCGCACACGGCGTTGCGCTGAATGATCTGGTGCAGAAGCTGCAGGCGGCCAACTTCGCGGTGTCGGCAGGGCAGATCACCGAGGATGGCCGTCGCCTGCGCGTACAACCCAAGGGCGAGCTGCTGGAAGTGCAGGAGCTGCGCGACCTGCCGGTCAACAATCGCGGTACCCGCTTGTCCGACATCGCCGAGGTCAGCCTGCAGCCGCAGCGCATGAGCTATGTGCGACGCATGGAAGGCAAGCCCAGCGTGGGCGTGGACATCTACAAGGAGCGCTCGGCGAACCTGGTGGACCTGTCGCGCGCTGTGACCAAGGAAGTCGCGTTGCTCGGCGAGGATCCGGCGTTGCGCGGTGTCGATATCGAGATTGCCTGGGATTCCGGCAAGGCGGTCACGAGTTCGCTGCTGGCCCTGGCCGAGGCCGGTGCGATCGGCCTGCTGCTGTCGGTGATCGTGCTGTACGCCTTCCTGCGCCATTGGCCGTCGACGCTGATGGTGTCGATGGCGATCCCGATCTGTTTCATCATGACGCTGGGCTTCATGTACTTCACCGGCATCAGCCTGAACATCATCTCGATGATGGGCTTGCTGCTGGCGGTGGGCATGCTGGTCGACAACGCCGTGGTGGTGGTGGAAAGCATCTACCAGGAGCGCGAGAAATACCCTGGAAAGCCGGAGATGGCATCCATCATCGGTACCCGTCATGTGGCGATCGCGTTGTCAGCCGGTACCTTGTGCCACTGCGTGGTGTTCCTGCCGATGATGTTCGGCGAGAAGAACATCATCACCATCTACCTGACCCAGCTGGCGCTGACCATCTCCTTCTCGCTGCTGGCTTCGTGGCTGGTGGCGGTGAGCCTGATCCCGATGCTGTCGGCGCGGATGAAGACCCCGCCGGCGTTGAAGTCGCCGTTCATCAGCCGTCTGCAGGCGCGCTATGCGCGGATACTGCGCTGGACCTTGCAGAACCGTGGCTGGAGCGTGGCCGGCATCGTGCTGGTGTCGGTGCTCAGCGTATGGCCGATGACCCATACCACCGGTGGCGGCGATGACAATGATCCGGACGAGATCAACATCTTCTACCAATGGAAGGGGTCTTATTCCAAGGAAGAGATGGGCAAGGAAGTGCAGCGGGTCGAGGACTTCGTCAACGCCCACCGCGACGAGTTCAAGATCAAGCGTGTGTACAGCCGTTTCGCCGAGCAGGGCTGGGCGCAGACGCGCCTGTACCTGAGCATCGACGATCGCGAGCAGAGCAAGAAGATCGAGGAAGAAGTGCGCAAGGGGCTGCCACAGTCGGCGCGCGCCAAGATCGGTATCGGCTGGCCGGGTGGCATGGGCAGCGAAGGGCAGGGCTTGCGTTTCAGCCTGGTCGGCGACTCAAGCCAGACCTTGCGCGAGCTGGCCGACGACATCGTGCCGATCCTGGCGCGCAATCCCAAACTGCGCGATGTGCGCGTGGACGTGGGCGATGCCAATGCCGAGCTGGCGGTGCGGGTCAACCGCGAGCGTGCAGCGTCGTATGGTTTCAGCGCCCAGCAGGTGGCGCAGTTCGTGGGCATGGCGCTGCGTGGTTCATCGCTGCGTGATTTCCATCGGGATGACGTTGAGATTCCGGTCAACGTGCGCTTCTCCGGCTCGGAGAACTACAGCATCGAGGACTTGTCTTCGTTCATGGTGCGCAGCTCCAGCGGCAAGGAGATCCCGCTGCTGGCGATGGTGGACGTCAACGTCAATCCGGCAGCCAATTCCATCCAGCGCTTGAACCGGCAGACCATGCTCAGGATCGAGGCCGGCCTTGCCAAGGACGTGCCGATGGACCAGGCGCGCAAGTCGGTCGAGGAAACCCTGGACAAGGTGCAGTTCCCGCCGGGCTATGGCTATACCTTCAATGGTGCCGGTTTCAACATCAACTTCGACGGCATGGACCAGATGGTGACGGCGATCTTCATCGCCCTGATCCTGATGGTGGTGATCATGGCGGCGGTGTTCGAATCGTTGTTGTTCCCGGCCGCGATCATGTCCTGCGTGCTGTTCTCGATCTACGGCGTGTATTGGCTGTTCTGGCTGACCGGCACCGAGATGAACATCATGGCGGTGATCGGCATCCTGGTGCTGATGGGCGTGGTGGTGAACAACGGCATCGTCATGATCGAGCACATCAACAACCTGAGGCGACGTGGTGTATCGCGTACCGAAGCGTTGATTGAAGGCAGCCGTGAGCGACTGCGTCCGATCATGATGACGATGGGTACGGCGATCCTGGCGATGGTGCCGATTGCATTGAATACGACCACGGCTGATGGCATGCCGCCGTACTACCCGATGGCACGCGCGATTGCTGGTGGTCTGGCGTTCTCCACGGTGGTCAGCCTGTTGTTTCTGCCGACCATCTATGCATTGCTGGATGACCTGCGTACCGGCACGGCGCGGTTGGTACGGCGTGCGCGCGGCTTGCCGCCGGTAGAGCATGCGGCTGTTGCAGAGGGTTGA
- a CDS encoding carbon-nitrogen hydrolase, protein MNSRSPLTVALVQERNHGDAAANLAVIDARVAEAAAQGAKLVLLQELHNGAYFCQHESVDEFDLAEPIPGPSTEHLGALAKKHGVVIVGSLFERRAAGLYHNTAVVFEKDGTLLGKYRKMHIPDDPGFYEKFYFTPGDIGFKPIDTSVGRLGVLVCWDQWYPEAARLMALAGAELLLYPTAIGWDPDDMQDEKNRQRDAWVLSHRGHAVANGVPVLSCNRVGHEASPLGASGINFWGNSHVLGPQGEFIAEAGTDATLLVCDVDLQRSEHVRRIWPFLRDRRIDAYGDLLKRYID, encoded by the coding sequence ATGAACTCGCGCAGCCCCCTTACCGTCGCCCTCGTGCAGGAGCGAAACCACGGTGATGCCGCCGCCAACCTGGCCGTGATCGACGCACGCGTCGCCGAGGCTGCAGCGCAGGGCGCGAAACTGGTGCTGCTGCAGGAACTGCATAACGGCGCGTACTTCTGCCAGCATGAGTCGGTGGACGAATTCGATCTGGCCGAGCCGATCCCCGGCCCCAGCACCGAGCACCTCGGCGCACTGGCCAAAAAACATGGCGTGGTCATCGTCGGCTCGCTGTTCGAGCGCCGCGCCGCCGGCCTGTACCACAACACCGCCGTGGTCTTCGAGAAGGACGGCACCTTGCTGGGCAAGTACCGCAAGATGCACATTCCCGACGACCCGGGCTTCTACGAAAAGTTCTACTTCACCCCCGGCGACATCGGCTTCAAGCCGATCGACACCTCGGTGGGCCGCCTCGGTGTACTGGTCTGCTGGGACCAGTGGTATCCGGAAGCCGCCCGCCTGATGGCCTTGGCCGGTGCCGAGCTGCTGCTCTACCCGACCGCGATCGGCTGGGACCCGGACGACATGCAGGACGAGAAGAACCGCCAGCGCGATGCCTGGGTGCTGAGCCACCGCGGCCACGCCGTCGCCAACGGCGTGCCGGTGCTGAGCTGCAACCGCGTCGGCCACGAAGCCTCGCCGCTGGGCGCATCGGGCATCAACTTCTGGGGCAACAGCCACGTACTGGGCCCGCAGGGCGAATTCATTGCCGAAGCCGGAACCGACGCAACCCTGCTGGTCTGCGACGTCGACCTGCAGCGCAGCGAGCACGTGCGCCGCATCTGGCCGTTCCTGCGTGACCGCCGCATTGATGCCTACGGCGACCTGCTCAAGCGCTACATCGACTGA
- the cmk gene encoding (d)CMP kinase, with the protein MSQLPPILTIDGPSGAGKGTVSRIVARQLGWHYLDSGALYRAVGVAASWADIDTSDASALVRCTFDTKVQFVEQGESLRVLVNGTDATDELRLETTGALASAIAAIPEVRAALKERQRAFRVLPGLVADGRDMGTVIFPDAPFKVFLTASAEERAQRRHKQLKEKGVSVNFEDLLREIMARDARDAQRAVAPLRPADDAILIDTSGIGIDDVVAKVLGLVSKEA; encoded by the coding sequence ATGAGTCAATTGCCCCCCATTCTCACCATTGATGGCCCGTCCGGGGCCGGCAAAGGTACCGTCAGTCGCATCGTGGCGCGCCAGTTGGGCTGGCACTACCTGGATTCGGGTGCGCTGTACCGTGCGGTGGGTGTGGCTGCCAGTTGGGCCGACATTGATACCTCTGATGCGTCGGCGCTGGTCCGCTGCACCTTCGATACCAAGGTGCAGTTCGTGGAGCAGGGTGAAAGCCTGCGGGTGCTGGTCAATGGCACCGATGCTACCGATGAGCTGCGGCTGGAAACCACGGGTGCACTGGCTTCGGCCATTGCCGCCATCCCGGAGGTTCGGGCAGCGTTGAAGGAGCGCCAGCGCGCATTCAGGGTTCTGCCCGGGCTGGTGGCCGACGGCCGCGATATGGGTACCGTCATCTTTCCGGACGCCCCATTCAAGGTCTTCCTGACTGCGAGCGCCGAGGAGCGCGCCCAGAGACGGCATAAACAGTTGAAAGAAAAAGGGGTTTCGGTTAACTTTGAAGACCTCCTGCGTGAGATCATGGCCCGCGACGCCCGTGATGCACAGCGCGCAGTGGCGCCCCTGAGGCCGGCCGACGACGCCATCCTCATCGACACCAGCGGTATTGGCATCGACGACGTCGTTGCCAAGGTGCTGGGTCTGGTTTCCAAGGAAGCCTGA
- the rpsA gene encoding 30S ribosomal protein S1 gives MTESFAELFEASQANLAKLKPGAIVIGTVVDVRGDVVIINAGLKSEGIVPIEQFRNDAGEIDVGVGDQVKVALDSIENGFGETVLSREKAKRAMVWDELEEALEKNETITGRISGKVKGGFTVDIKDVRAFLPGSLVDVRPVRDPAYLEGKELEFKLIKLDRKRNNVVVSRRAVVESEHSEEREQLMDKLQEGAILKGVVKNLTDYGAFVDLGGIDGLLHITDMAWKRVRHPSEVVNVGDELDVRVLKFDRERNRVSLGLKQLGEDPWDNIARRYPANSRVFGKVSNVTDYGAFVEIEPGVEGLVHVSEMDWTNKNVNPSKVVQVGDEVEVMVLDVDEERRRISLGMKQVAANPWETFAAIFKKGDKVSGQIKSITDFGIFIGLDGGIDGLVHLSDISWNTTGEDVVRNFKKGDTLDAVVLAVDPERERISLGVKQLEQDPFGQYMAANPKGSKVEGVVKEVDAKGATIELADGIEGYVSARDVANERVDDATQFLKVGDKVEAKFVGMDRKGRTLQLSIKAKDDAEMREVLEEYQSSSASSGTTQLGALLRAQLNGNKSE, from the coding sequence ATGACCGAATCATTTGCAGAACTGTTTGAAGCCAGTCAGGCCAACCTGGCCAAGCTGAAGCCCGGTGCCATCGTTATCGGTACCGTCGTTGATGTCCGCGGCGACGTGGTGATCATCAATGCCGGCCTGAAGTCCGAAGGCATCGTGCCGATCGAACAGTTCCGTAACGACGCTGGTGAGATCGACGTGGGCGTGGGCGACCAGGTGAAGGTTGCCCTCGACTCGATCGAGAACGGCTTCGGCGAAACCGTCCTGTCGCGCGAGAAGGCAAAGCGCGCCATGGTGTGGGACGAGCTGGAAGAAGCGTTGGAAAAGAACGAAACCATCACCGGCCGCATCAGCGGCAAGGTCAAGGGTGGTTTCACCGTGGACATCAAGGATGTCCGCGCATTCCTGCCCGGTTCGCTGGTCGATGTGCGCCCCGTGCGCGACCCGGCCTACCTGGAAGGCAAGGAGCTGGAATTCAAGCTCATCAAGCTGGACCGCAAGCGTAACAACGTGGTCGTGTCGCGTCGTGCAGTTGTCGAGAGCGAGCACTCGGAAGAGCGCGAGCAGCTGATGGACAAGCTGCAGGAAGGCGCAATCCTGAAGGGTGTCGTCAAGAACCTGACCGATTACGGCGCATTCGTGGACCTGGGCGGTATCGACGGCCTGCTGCACATCACCGACATGGCATGGAAGCGCGTGCGCCATCCGTCCGAAGTCGTGAACGTCGGCGACGAGCTGGACGTGCGCGTGCTGAAGTTCGACCGCGAGCGCAACCGCGTTTCGCTGGGCCTGAAGCAGCTGGGCGAAGATCCGTGGGACAACATCGCACGTCGTTACCCGGCCAACAGCCGCGTGTTCGGCAAGGTCTCCAACGTGACCGATTACGGCGCGTTCGTTGAGATCGAGCCGGGCGTTGAAGGCCTGGTGCACGTCTCCGAGATGGATTGGACCAACAAGAACGTCAACCCGTCCAAGGTTGTCCAGGTTGGTGATGAAGTCGAAGTGATGGTGCTGGACGTTGATGAAGAGCGTCGTCGTATCTCGCTGGGCATGAAGCAGGTTGCTGCCAACCCGTGGGAAACCTTCGCTGCCATCTTCAAGAAGGGCGACAAGGTTTCCGGCCAGATCAAGTCGATCACCGACTTCGGTATCTTCATCGGTCTGGACGGCGGCATCGACGGTCTGGTTCACCTGTCGGACATCAGCTGGAACACCACCGGCGAAGACGTGGTTCGCAACTTCAAGAAGGGCGACACCCTGGACGCAGTGGTCTTGGCCGTCGATCCGGAGCGCGAGCGCATCTCGCTGGGCGTCAAGCAGCTTGAGCAGGACCCGTTCGGCCAGTACATGGCTGCCAACCCGAAGGGTTCGAAGGTCGAAGGCGTTGTCAAGGAAGTTGATGCCAAGGGCGCAACCATCGAGCTGGCTGACGGCATCGAAGGCTACGTTTCGGCACGTGACGTCGCCAACGAGCGCGTCGACGACGCGACCCAGTTCCTGAAGGTCGGCGACAAGGTCGAAGCCAAGTTCGTGGGCATGGACCGCAAGGGCCGTACCCTGCAGCTGTCGATCAAGGCCAAGGACGATGCCGAAATGCGCGAAGTGCTGGAGGAATACCAGTCCTCTTCGGCATCCAGCGGCACCACCCAGCTGGGCGCACTGCTGCGTGCACAGCTGAACGGCAACAAGTCCGAGTAA
- a CDS encoding lipopolysaccharide assembly protein LapA domain-containing protein: protein MKIVRLVILLAVLIGGLVIGSLNSQPIDISLAFWVLKTTSGIAIIASLLLGALVGGGLVMAALVIPMYAKLRRANKAAAATAEPVAPVAPTPSPFDGR, encoded by the coding sequence ATGAAGATCGTTCGATTAGTAATCCTGCTGGCGGTGTTGATAGGTGGGCTGGTGATCGGCTCGCTCAACTCCCAGCCAATTGATATCAGCCTTGCATTCTGGGTGCTCAAGACCACCTCCGGCATTGCGATCATCGCATCGCTGCTGCTGGGTGCCTTGGTGGGCGGCGGCCTGGTGATGGCTGCGCTGGTCATCCCGATGTACGCCAAGCTGCGTCGCGCCAACAAAGCGGCGGCTGCAACGGCTGAGCCGGTCGCGCCGGTCGCGCCGACGCCATCCCCCTTTGACGGACGCTGA
- a CDS encoding TraB/GumN family protein, whose amino-acid sequence MNEAMTDTSIETGGEVLAGQPVRVVERDGVRYTLLGTAHVSAASVQAVEQAIASGQYDAVAVELDPQRLQALTNPNALAQLDLVEVIRKGRVALFAANLALAAYQRRLAEQLGIEPGAELKRAVELAKASDLPVHLIDRDVGLTFRRASQSLGFFGKIKLVMGLGAGLFSSEDVGEDEIEKLKQGDMLESSFGEFANESPALYQAIIGERDRYMATRLREEHNSEQRNVLAVVGAGHLAGLARYLETDTEAPGPLREQLESVPKKRNIPWITLGILAIVLGGIGFGFWKGGMGMGADMLLTWAMFTGGLAGLGALLAASHPLSILTAIVVAPFKPFRLSIPTGAFSALVETRLRKPTYQDFLQLRDDAQSLKGWYRNRVTRIVLTFMLTNLGSMLGLWLTGFSVYGKLAG is encoded by the coding sequence ATGAATGAAGCAATGACTGACACCTCTATTGAAACCGGCGGCGAAGTGCTCGCCGGTCAGCCCGTGCGCGTGGTTGAACGCGACGGCGTGCGTTACACCTTGCTGGGCACCGCGCACGTCTCTGCAGCCAGCGTACAAGCGGTTGAGCAAGCCATCGCCAGCGGCCAGTACGACGCGGTCGCGGTCGAGCTTGATCCGCAGCGCCTGCAGGCATTGACCAATCCGAACGCCTTGGCGCAGCTCGATCTGGTTGAGGTGATCCGCAAGGGACGCGTGGCACTGTTTGCCGCCAACCTCGCCCTGGCGGCTTACCAGCGCCGCCTTGCCGAGCAGCTCGGCATCGAACCCGGCGCAGAATTGAAGCGCGCGGTGGAGCTGGCCAAGGCCAGCGACCTGCCGGTGCACCTGATCGACCGCGATGTCGGCCTGACCTTCCGCCGCGCCTCGCAGAGCCTTGGCTTCTTCGGCAAGATCAAGCTGGTGATGGGACTGGGTGCTGGCCTGTTCTCCTCGGAAGACGTTGGCGAAGACGAGATCGAGAAGCTCAAACAGGGCGACATGCTTGAGTCGAGTTTCGGCGAGTTCGCCAATGAAAGCCCGGCGTTGTACCAGGCCATCATCGGCGAGCGTGACCGCTACATGGCCACGCGCCTGCGCGAAGAGCACAACAGCGAGCAGCGCAATGTGCTGGCGGTTGTTGGCGCGGGTCACCTTGCTGGGTTGGCCCGCTACCTGGAAACCGATACCGAGGCACCCGGCCCGCTGCGCGAGCAATTGGAGTCCGTGCCGAAGAAGCGCAACATCCCGTGGATCACGCTGGGCATCCTGGCGATCGTGCTCGGTGGCATCGGCTTTGGCTTCTGGAAGGGCGGCATGGGCATGGGTGCCGATATGCTGCTGACCTGGGCGATGTTTACCGGCGGTCTGGCTGGCTTGGGCGCCTTGCTTGCGGCCAGCCATCCGTTGAGCATTCTGACCGCGATCGTGGTTGCGCCGTTCAAGCCCTTCCGCTTGAGCATTCCCACCGGCGCGTTTTCGGCGTTGGTGGAGACGCGGCTGCGCAAGCCCACCTATCAGGATTTCTTGCAACTGCGTGATGATGCGCAGAGCCTGAAAGGCTGGTACCGGAATCGTGTTACCCGCATCGTGCTGACTTTCATGCTGACCAACCTGGGCAGCATGCTGGGCCTGTGGCTTACCGGCTTCAGTGTCTATGGAAAGTTGGCTGGGTGA